In one Alnus glutinosa chromosome 14, dhAlnGlut1.1, whole genome shotgun sequence genomic region, the following are encoded:
- the LOC133857961 gene encoding transcription factor MYB92-like → MGRPPSNDDSGLKKGPWTPEEDQKLVKYIQKHGHGSWRALPKLAGLNRCGKSCRLRWTNYLRPDIKRGKFSQEEEQTILNLHAVLGNKWSAIAGHLPGRTDNEIKNFWNTHLKKKLIQMGFDPMTHRPRTDIFSSLPHLIALANLKELMDHHSWEEQAVRLQAEAAQMATLQCLQYLLHPANNLNSFSDMETINLLNSVSSMKDDLGLQPVLHDDSIPFLHLPDLQIPCTYQTPLNNGNDIVQAPPQLELTAFSQGENSPINSPWLASSSSTPSPSVAPPVTTETSISNLGDACSTSSFGGAAPFAWPELLLEYPLFDHEIS, encoded by the exons ATGGGAAGGCCTCCTTCTAATGATGACAGTGGCCTCAAGAAAGGCCCTTGGACACCTGAAGAAGATCAAAAGCTTGTCAAATATATCCAAAAACATGGACATGGAAGCTGGAGAGCCCTTCCCAAACTTGCAG GGCTTAACAGATGTGGGAAGAGTTGCAGATTAAGATGGACGAACTACTTAAGGCCTGACATCAAGAGAGGGAAATTTTcccaagaagaagaacaaacaatTCTGAATCTCCATGCTGTTCTTGGCAACAA ATGGTCGGCAATCGCAGGCCACCTACCTGGTCGGACGGACAATGAAATCAAGAATTTCTGGAACACCcatctgaagaaaaagcttatTCAGATGGGGTTTGATCCGATGACCCACAGGCCTCGAACCGACATCTTCTCAAGCTTGCCTCACCTTATAGCTCTGGCTAATTTGAAAGAGCTTATGGATCACCACTCATGGGAAGAACAGGCTGTGAGACTACAAGCAGAGGCTGCTCAAATGGCTACTCTTCAATGCCTACAATATCTCCTCCACCCCGCAAACAACTTAAACAGTTTCTCTGACATGGAGACTATTAACCTTTTGAACTCAGTTTCTTCAATGAAAGATGACTTAGGCCTTCAACCAGTACTCCATGATGATTCAATCCCTTTCCTTCATTTGCCTGACTTGCAAATCCCTTGCACCTATCAAACACCGTTAAACAATGGCAATGATATTGTTCAAGCTCCTCCTCAGCTTGAGTTAACGGCGTTTAGCCAAGGGGAAAACTCTCCCATTAATTCTCCATGGCTTGCTTCATCTTCGAGCACTCCATCTCCTTCTGTGGCTCCGCCAGTAACGACAGAGACTTCCATCAGCAATTTAGGCGATGCATGCAGTACTTCAAGCTTCGGAGGAGCCGCTCCTTTCGCTTGGCCTGAACTTCTGCTTGAATACCCTTTGTTTGATCATGAGATTTCTTAG